The following coding sequences are from one candidate division WOR-3 bacterium window:
- a CDS encoding acyl-CoA dehydrogenase family protein, whose product MSIIKMNSEQKLIRGEIRKFATAELDPIAADIEKDCRIPPEIVKKISQMGLFGFTVPEQYGGSGLNVTTLCVALEELSKSCASLALMVAVNNCFVVRSISEFGSPQIKDKYLKRISNGSIGGYVPHTETEIAGQEFKIESDGGETFLSGRSDIALNSAAADFFVIPALHGQGVALYIVDKSESFMNSYSIRTMGMCGAGVTGVESKRAKLKEEDRLVEEAKGREAVQFLDDHARISFSSIALGLNEAALDASIKYSKERKQFGRAICEFPMVRDMLSEIKVSVERSRLLVYEAASRTDENEDYSQIARMACLTSCEGAVFSALKAIQIHGGYGYTRDYPVERHFRDAKTLQVLGGRPVDLKSKIAEEILS is encoded by the coding sequence ATGAGCATCATCAAGATGAACAGTGAACAAAAACTAATCAGGGGTGAAATACGGAAATTCGCCACTGCCGAGCTCGATCCGATTGCCGCGGATATCGAAAAGGATTGCCGCATTCCACCTGAGATAGTAAAGAAGATCTCACAGATGGGTCTTTTCGGCTTCACGGTGCCAGAGCAGTATGGCGGTTCTGGTTTGAACGTGACGACGCTATGTGTAGCACTTGAAGAATTATCTAAATCATGTGCGTCTCTCGCTCTGATGGTTGCTGTGAACAACTGTTTTGTAGTCCGGTCAATATCTGAATTCGGTTCACCACAAATTAAAGATAAGTATCTGAAACGGATCTCTAATGGTAGTATTGGCGGCTACGTACCACATACAGAAACCGAGATTGCCGGACAGGAGTTCAAGATTGAATCAGATGGTGGCGAGACGTTTCTGTCGGGTAGGAGCGACATTGCTCTGAACAGTGCAGCCGCGGATTTTTTTGTTATTCCGGCTTTACACGGGCAGGGCGTCGCGCTGTACATCGTCGATAAGAGCGAATCTTTCATGAATTCGTACTCTATTAGAACGATGGGCATGTGCGGAGCCGGTGTCACCGGAGTAGAATCCAAACGCGCGAAGTTGAAGGAAGAGGACCGCCTTGTCGAAGAAGCAAAAGGCCGGGAGGCAGTGCAATTCCTCGATGACCACGCGCGCATCAGTTTCTCGTCAATTGCCCTCGGCTTGAACGAGGCTGCGTTGGATGCTTCGATAAAGTACTCGAAAGAACGCAAGCAGTTCGGACGCGCCATCTGTGAGTTCCCTATGGTCAGGGATATGCTTTCCGAGATCAAAGTTAGCGTGGAAAGATCGAGATTACTCGTTTATGAAGCAGCGAGTAGAACTGATGAGAACGAAGATTATTCACAAATCGCCCGCATGGCATGTCTGACGAGCTGCGAGGGTGCAGTATTCTCCGCATTAAAGGCAATACAGATACATGGTGGTTACGGTTATACAAGAGATTACCCGGTGGAAAGACACTTTCGTGATGCAAAGACCCTTCAGGTCCTGGGTGGGAGGCCGGTTGATCTTAAAAGCAAGATTGCAGAGGAGATTTTATCATGA
- a CDS encoding acyl-CoA dehydrogenase family protein, translating to MILSDAHRQFQAKVRGFAEKEVAPCARDLDRDGEFPWKFVKRLAELQLTAIYVPKEYGGAGLDTLHYAIAVEEIGRVCGSTGIFLAAHSSLGVFPIYYAGNEEQKQKWLIPLAKGEKIGSFGLTEPEAGSDAAATKTTAKRDGDKYILNGEKRFITSGSVADVIIVTATQDPSKGYQGISAFIVEKGTPGFTYGKDEEKLGLHGSITSELIFEDCVIPANNLLGEEGDGFKIFMETLDGGRISIGALALGIGQGALDAAVNFSKSNNKSGKPLSRSQAVQSMIAEMATDIEAARLLVYQAAALKDAGMPYVKEAAMAKYYASTVGMKAADMAIDIHGLLGITDAYPVERFIRDEKLMEIGEGTSEIQKIVIARQILGK from the coding sequence ATGATATTGAGTGATGCGCATAGGCAGTTTCAGGCGAAGGTGAGGGGATTTGCTGAAAAAGAAGTTGCACCGTGTGCACGTGACCTCGACAGGGACGGTGAATTCCCATGGAAATTTGTGAAGCGCTTGGCTGAGTTACAGTTGACGGCAATATATGTCCCAAAGGAGTACGGTGGCGCCGGACTCGACACGCTGCATTATGCAATTGCGGTAGAGGAGATAGGCCGGGTTTGTGGCTCGACGGGCATATTTCTTGCGGCACATTCGTCGCTCGGTGTGTTTCCAATTTACTATGCCGGCAATGAAGAGCAAAAGCAAAAATGGCTCATACCTCTGGCTAAGGGTGAGAAGATCGGGTCGTTCGGACTCACTGAACCAGAGGCAGGCTCAGATGCGGCGGCCACCAAGACGACGGCGAAGCGTGATGGTGACAAATATATACTAAATGGCGAAAAACGGTTCATTACATCTGGGAGTGTTGCGGATGTGATTATCGTCACGGCAACTCAGGATCCATCAAAGGGTTATCAAGGCATATCTGCATTCATCGTTGAGAAGGGAACGCCAGGGTTTACCTACGGCAAGGACGAGGAGAAACTCGGGTTGCATGGATCGATAACTTCGGAGTTGATTTTTGAGGATTGTGTGATACCCGCAAATAACCTGCTGGGTGAAGAAGGTGATGGTTTCAAGATATTTATGGAAACACTGGATGGTGGGCGGATATCGATCGGCGCACTCGCACTCGGTATTGGTCAGGGAGCCCTTGATGCTGCAGTAAATTTCAGCAAATCGAACAACAAATCCGGGAAGCCCCTTTCCAGATCACAGGCGGTCCAGTCAATGATCGCAGAAATGGCAACAGATATTGAAGCCGCGCGGTTGCTTGTATATCAGGCGGCTGCTTTGAAGGATGCCGGCATGCCATACGTGAAGGAGGCTGCGATGGCCAAGTATTATGCCTCAACCGTTGGCATGAAGGCTGCAGACATGGCGATCGATATTCACGGGTTATTGGGTATTACCGATGCATATCCTGTTGAACGTTTCATCAGGGATGAAAAACTCATGGAAATCGGTGAAGGAACGAGTGAAATACAGAAGATCGTCATCGCCCGGCAGATACTGGGTAAATGA